A stretch of the Deltaproteobacteria bacterium GWC2_65_14 genome encodes the following:
- a CDS encoding short chain dehydrogenase codes for MRTLKGKTLFITGASRGIGKAIALRAAADGANVVIAAKTAEPHPKLPGTIHTAAREIEEAGGRALPVQADIRFEEQIAEAVRKGAEAFGGIDILVNNASAISLTGTLSTPMKRFDLMFSVNVRGAYACSQACIPYLKQASNPHILTLSPPLSMDPKWFRNHCAYTMAKYGMSMCVLGMAEEFREEGIAVNALWPRTVIATAAIEMLGGAVAPENCRRPRIVADAARAILVRDSRGCTGNFFLDDEVLAAEGVTDLSPYAVSPGAPLLPDLFLD; via the coding sequence GTGCGCACGCTGAAGGGAAAGACCCTCTTCATCACCGGGGCCAGCCGCGGAATCGGGAAGGCGATCGCCCTCCGGGCGGCGGCGGACGGGGCGAACGTCGTGATCGCGGCCAAGACCGCCGAGCCCCACCCGAAGCTTCCCGGGACGATCCACACCGCGGCGCGGGAGATCGAGGAGGCGGGCGGCCGGGCGCTGCCGGTCCAGGCCGACATCCGGTTCGAGGAGCAGATCGCGGAGGCGGTCCGGAAGGGGGCGGAGGCCTTCGGCGGGATCGACATCCTCGTGAACAACGCCAGCGCCATCAGCCTGACCGGAACACTGTCGACCCCGATGAAGCGGTTCGACCTGATGTTCTCGGTGAACGTGCGGGGGGCCTATGCCTGCTCCCAGGCCTGCATCCCCTACCTGAAGCAGGCGTCCAACCCCCACATCCTGACCCTCTCCCCCCCGCTGTCGATGGACCCGAAGTGGTTCCGGAACCACTGCGCCTACACGATGGCGAAGTACGGGATGAGCATGTGCGTGCTGGGGATGGCGGAGGAGTTCCGGGAGGAGGGGATCGCGGTGAACGCCCTGTGGCCGCGGACCGTCATCGCCACGGCGGCGATCGAGATGCTCGGCGGGGCGGTCGCCCCCGAGAACTGCCGCAGGCCGCGGATCGTGGCCGACGCGGCCCGCGCGATCCTGGTGCGCGACAGCCGCGGCTGCACCGGGAACTTCTTCCTCGACGACGAGGTCCTGGCCGCCGAGGGGGTCACCGACCTTTCTCCATACGCAGTGAGCCCCGGGGCACCTCTTCTGCCCGACCTGTTCCTGGACTGA
- a CDS encoding carboxylate--amine ligase has product MNFVYLSPHFPPNYHLFCVRLKEFGANVLGLADAPYDSLRGELQDALAEYYRVGDLHDYDQLLRACGHFTHRHGRIDRIESHSEYWLETDARLRTDFHVFGIREDGIAGVKRKSRMKKTFLEAGVAVARGEVVRTLEEGRRLVRETGFPVVAKPDVGVGAAATFKIGGPEELERFFARKPPVEYLMEEFIEGRILSFDGLADRDGNLVFHTAHSFSQGIMETVNHDDHLYYYSLRKIPPDLEEAGRRAVAAFGVRERFFHIEFFRTSRDGRIVALEINLRPPGGLTTEMFNYANDIDIYREWARLVVRNEFAAAGSRPYHCGYIGRKRGKEYAHGHREILDAFGHCIPHHEEIHSIFRAAIGDYGYIARSRDLDEVLAAARFIHELR; this is encoded by the coding sequence ATGAACTTCGTCTACCTTTCCCCCCACTTTCCTCCGAACTACCACCTCTTCTGCGTGCGGCTGAAGGAGTTCGGGGCGAATGTCCTGGGGCTGGCCGACGCCCCCTACGATTCCCTCCGCGGGGAGCTGCAGGATGCGCTGGCGGAGTACTACCGTGTGGGGGATCTCCACGACTACGATCAGCTCCTGCGCGCCTGCGGCCACTTCACCCACCGTCACGGCAGGATCGACCGGATCGAATCGCACAGCGAGTACTGGCTGGAGACCGATGCGAGGCTGCGCACGGATTTCCACGTCTTCGGCATCCGGGAGGACGGGATCGCCGGGGTGAAGCGGAAGTCCCGGATGAAGAAAACGTTCCTCGAAGCGGGGGTGGCCGTGGCCCGCGGGGAGGTGGTCCGGACGCTGGAGGAGGGAAGGCGGCTCGTCCGGGAAACGGGCTTCCCGGTGGTCGCGAAACCGGACGTCGGCGTCGGGGCGGCGGCCACCTTCAAGATCGGGGGGCCGGAGGAGCTCGAACGGTTCTTCGCGCGGAAACCGCCCGTGGAGTACCTCATGGAGGAGTTCATCGAGGGGAGGATCCTTTCCTTCGACGGCCTGGCGGACCGGGACGGCAACCTCGTGTTCCACACCGCCCACTCCTTCAGCCAGGGGATCATGGAGACGGTCAACCACGACGACCACCTGTACTACTACTCCCTTCGGAAGATCCCCCCCGACCTGGAGGAGGCGGGGCGACGGGCGGTAGCGGCGTTCGGGGTCCGGGAGCGCTTCTTCCACATCGAGTTCTTCCGCACGAGCCGGGACGGGCGGATCGTCGCGCTGGAGATCAACCTGCGGCCGCCGGGAGGCCTGACCACGGAGATGTTCAACTACGCGAACGACATCGACATCTACCGGGAGTGGGCCCGCCTCGTCGTCCGCAACGAGTTCGCCGCCGCCGGATCGCGCCCCTACCACTGCGGCTACATCGGCAGGAAACGGGGGAAGGAGTACGCACACGGCCACCGGGAGATCCTCGACGCCTTCGGCCACTGCATCCCGCACCACGAGGAGATCCATTCCATCTTCCGGGCGGCCATCGGCGATTACGGCTACATCGCCAGGTCCAGGGACCTGGACGAGGTCCTCGCCGCGGCCCGTTTCATCCACGAGCTCCGGTAG
- a CDS encoding transposase: protein MNVEYHKWYSENLRQEMELKVYGHAGKPVLAFPAAGGTFYEYEDFGMVEAVRPFLEGGRIVLFTVGSVDRQSWLNHDAHPADRVRRHNDYDRYIASEVVPFIRSRGPSQGILTTGCSMGGYHSANFFFRHPDRFDAVIALSGVYQLRGFIGDYMDENVYLHVPLAYLPGLTDPRYLDRYRKSRIVICVGQGAWEDEMLADTRALKRILGEKEIPAWVDVWGHDVNHDWPWWRKQMPYFLGKLGF, encoded by the coding sequence GTGAACGTCGAGTACCACAAGTGGTACAGCGAAAACCTCCGGCAGGAAATGGAACTGAAGGTCTACGGGCACGCGGGAAAGCCCGTATTGGCGTTCCCCGCCGCGGGGGGAACGTTCTACGAGTACGAGGACTTCGGGATGGTGGAGGCGGTCCGGCCGTTCCTCGAGGGGGGCAGGATCGTCCTGTTCACCGTCGGCAGCGTGGACCGCCAGTCCTGGCTGAACCACGACGCCCACCCTGCCGACCGCGTCCGGAGGCACAACGACTACGACCGGTACATCGCGTCCGAAGTCGTCCCCTTCATCCGGTCCCGCGGCCCGTCCCAGGGGATCCTGACGACCGGCTGCAGCATGGGGGGGTACCACTCGGCGAACTTCTTCTTCCGGCACCCGGACCGGTTCGACGCGGTCATCGCCCTGAGCGGGGTCTACCAGCTGCGCGGATTCATCGGGGACTACATGGACGAAAACGTCTATCTTCACGTGCCGCTCGCCTATCTCCCCGGCCTGACCGATCCGCGGTATCTCGACCGGTACCGGAAGAGCCGGATCGTGATCTGCGTCGGGCAGGGCGCCTGGGAGGACGAGATGCTGGCGGACACCCGGGCCCTGAAGCGGATCCTCGGGGAGAAGGAGATCCCCGCCTGGGTCGATGTCTGGGGGCACGACGTGAACCACGACTGGCCCTGGTGGCGGAAACAGATGCCGTATTTTCTCGGGAAACTGGGTTTTTGA